The following coding sequences are from one Bacteroidota bacterium window:
- a CDS encoding acyl carrier protein, whose product MADPNVESKVKEIIVSKLGVEESQVTTNASFTNDLGADSLDTVELVMEFEKAFNLQIPDEDAEKIQTVGDAVSYINAKK is encoded by the coding sequence ATGGCAGATCCGAACGTTGAATCAAAAGTCAAGGAAATTATCGTCAGTAAGCTTGGCGTCGAGGAATCACAAGTGACGACGAACGCGTCGTTTACGAACGATCTTGGCGCGGACTCGCTCGACACCGTCGAACTCGTCATGGAATTCGAGAAGGCGTTCAATCTTCAGATTCCCGATGAAGATGCCGAAAAGATCCAGACCGTCGGCGATGCAGTCAGCTACATCAACGCAAAGAAATAA
- the rnc gene encoding ribonuclease III: MISDRNESRHTNSGERTRRARLLERLRDRVDHYREIGRARRERLESRAFVKGRRPEQPSADLLGRASQVVPGTARPVLSAKDFDELERRIGYTIKHRAYFLQALTHRSYLQFVDNTSLRSNERLEFLGDSILNLVIAEYLYGEFESLPEGELTKLRSRLVSGASLAQHASDIDLEHYLLLSTSARAAVDRGSATLLADAYEALIAAIYLDGGMDASRNFIYRHIITHTRRDELMLSDHNYKSMLLEFVQARKLASPKYVTVREVGPNHARTFSVDVHVSGMKHGSGEGRSKKEAEQNAAREALEYLGVLTPEASEESHPIQNAD; the protein is encoded by the coding sequence GTGATATCGGATAGAAACGAATCTCGGCATACGAATTCCGGCGAACGAACGCGGCGAGCGCGATTGCTCGAACGCCTCCGCGACCGTGTCGATCATTACCGTGAAATCGGACGCGCCCGCCGCGAACGTCTTGAATCGCGGGCCTTTGTTAAAGGACGCCGCCCTGAACAGCCATCCGCCGATTTACTGGGACGCGCCTCCCAAGTTGTACCCGGCACGGCACGGCCAGTCCTTTCAGCCAAAGATTTTGATGAGCTTGAGCGCCGCATCGGTTATACCATCAAGCACCGCGCTTATTTTTTGCAGGCGCTGACCCACCGCTCTTATTTACAGTTTGTAGACAATACCTCACTTCGCTCGAATGAGCGCCTGGAATTTCTTGGCGATTCCATTCTGAATCTGGTCATCGCAGAGTATCTCTACGGCGAATTCGAATCCTTACCAGAGGGTGAACTCACAAAGCTCCGGTCACGACTTGTAAGCGGCGCATCGCTAGCCCAGCACGCGTCCGATATCGATCTTGAGCATTATCTCTTACTTTCTACTTCTGCGCGCGCCGCTGTGGATCGTGGTTCGGCAACCTTGCTGGCTGATGCCTATGAGGCGCTGATTGCGGCAATCTATCTCGATGGTGGAATGGACGCCTCCCGCAACTTCATTTATCGCCACATCATCACGCACACGCGGCGGGATGAGCTGATGTTGTCGGACCATAACTACAAGTCGATGCTCCTGGAGTTTGTCCAGGCGCGCAAACTGGCGTCGCCGAAATATGTCACAGTCCGCGAAGTCGGTCCGAACCATGCGCGCACGTTCTCGGTCGATGTTCACGTCAGTGGCATGAAGCACGGTTCCGGCGAAGGACGCTCGAAAAAAGAGGCAGAGCAAAATGCTGCGCGTGAAGCACTGGAATATCTCGGTGTGCTTACTCCGGAAGCTTCCGAGGAGTCACATCCGATCCAGAACGCAGACTAG
- the aroA gene encoding 3-phosphoshikimate 1-carboxyvinyltransferase, whose amino-acid sequence MTVTISPIPIVTADSKPCGLIVGPDKSILHRLLILGSLTRSLIRIPIRSIESLSHDVLATVLGLESLGVPIEITSDEIELQGVGRHGFRAPGHTINCANSGTTARLLMGLLAGQSFESTLAGDRSLSARPMKRLADLLVGMGAAIETTATGSLPVKIKGRALKASEITLPVASAQMKTSLLLAALFADGRTSIREPLQSRDHTERMMTAFGYDLVAEPDRWIRLEPSVPDDLEEEFVYEVPGDISSAAFGVVAGILLHKHTELKNVSLNPTRTRYLDILALMGVEFEATNVRDSFGEARGDLHVYGDRMDGPLAPFEITPDDVPLLLDEIPILATLALFADGTSTIRGARELRVKETDRLRCLAQQFTAFGAEIAEVEDGLSIVGIPNRTLRACAIDHGGDHRLVMAFAIAGLFADNTVTVPEAEIAAVSYPEFFEHLAALAGEHQITYQR is encoded by the coding sequence ATGACTGTTACGATTTCGCCTATTCCTATTGTCACCGCCGATTCGAAGCCGTGTGGTTTGATTGTTGGACCGGACAAGTCGATTCTCCATCGTTTGCTGATTCTTGGTTCACTGACGCGCTCGCTGATTCGCATTCCTATCCGGTCCATCGAGTCACTCTCGCATGATGTGCTCGCTACCGTGCTGGGACTCGAATCCCTTGGGGTGCCGATTGAGATCACATCGGATGAAATTGAACTTCAGGGTGTGGGCCGGCATGGTTTCCGTGCGCCAGGTCACACAATCAACTGCGCGAATTCTGGCACGACCGCCCGGCTGCTCATGGGTTTGCTGGCGGGACAATCATTCGAAAGCACGCTTGCAGGGGATCGATCGCTCAGCGCACGCCCGATGAAGCGGCTGGCAGATTTGCTGGTGGGGATGGGCGCCGCAATCGAAACAACGGCAACCGGTAGCCTGCCTGTGAAGATCAAAGGACGGGCGCTCAAAGCCTCCGAAATCACATTGCCGGTTGCCTCGGCGCAGATGAAGACCTCCCTCCTGCTGGCCGCGCTGTTTGCGGATGGAAGGACATCCATTCGCGAACCGCTGCAAAGCCGTGACCACACCGAGCGAATGATGACGGCCTTTGGCTATGATCTTGTTGCCGAACCTGATCGCTGGATCCGGCTCGAACCATCAGTTCCTGACGATTTGGAAGAAGAATTTGTCTACGAGGTCCCCGGCGATATTTCAAGTGCGGCTTTTGGCGTTGTCGCTGGCATATTGCTCCACAAGCATACGGAGTTGAAGAATGTCTCACTGAATCCGACGCGAACCCGATACCTTGACATTCTCGCACTCATGGGAGTTGAGTTTGAAGCGACCAATGTCCGCGATTCGTTTGGCGAAGCCCGGGGCGATCTTCATGTCTATGGTGACCGAATGGATGGTCCGCTTGCTCCATTCGAAATCACGCCTGACGATGTTCCTTTGCTACTCGATGAGATTCCAATTCTTGCCACGCTCGCACTGTTCGCCGATGGGACCAGCACTATTCGAGGTGCTCGTGAATTGCGCGTGAAAGAGACCGACCGTCTGCGATGCCTCGCGCAACAATTCACGGCTTTTGGCGCGGAGATCGCGGAAGTGGAAGACGGACTTTCGATTGTTGGGATTCCGAACCGAACGCTGCGCGCTTGCGCGATCGATCACGGCGGCGATCATCGGCTTGTCATGGCATTCGCCATTGCTGGGCTCTTCGCCGATAATACCGTGACCGTTCCGGAAGCAGAAATCGCCGCGGTCTCCTATCCGGAGTTTTTTGAGCATCTCGCTGCTCTCGCAGGCGAGCATCAGATCACATACCAACGATGA
- the fabF gene encoding beta-ketoacyl-ACP synthase II, with protein MSKTRRRIVVTGMGAITPLGLNLVSYWDGLVHGRSGAAPITRFDASDFDTRFACEVKNFNPLDFIDRKMINRMDLFTQFGVAASDMAIKDAGWSLDTMDRTRLGVVYGSGIGGMSTYQIQQETLYQTGGPHRISPFFVPMLISDICAGYISMRHGLKGPNYATTSACATSSNAIIDAVMLIERGLADAIVAGGAEAVICPMGVGGFNAMKALSTRNDEPERASRPFDRERDGFVMGEGGATLVLEDLEFAKARGARIYAELSGFGMSADAYHITQPAPGGEGAVRSMKMAVADAQMSPSDIQYINVHGTSTLPGDISETEAIKVVFGDHARKVAISSTKSMTGHLLGAAGAVEAIASVLAIHYQTAPPTINYEFPDPACDLDYVPNVARPMKIDAVLSNGFGFGGHNASLIFTRFEE; from the coding sequence ATGTCAAAGACCCGCCGCAGAATAGTCGTAACCGGTATGGGCGCGATCACGCCGCTTGGGCTGAATCTCGTTTCATACTGGGACGGCCTCGTCCATGGCCGCTCCGGTGCGGCGCCGATCACGCGCTTTGATGCGTCGGACTTCGACACGCGTTTCGCCTGCGAGGTGAAGAATTTCAATCCGCTTGATTTCATCGATCGCAAGATGATCAACCGGATGGATCTCTTCACCCAATTCGGGGTGGCGGCGAGCGACATGGCGATCAAGGATGCCGGTTGGTCCCTCGATACGATGGACCGCACTCGGTTGGGCGTGGTCTATGGCTCCGGGATTGGCGGAATGTCCACCTATCAGATCCAGCAGGAGACGCTCTACCAAACCGGCGGCCCACATCGGATCTCCCCGTTCTTCGTCCCGATGCTCATCAGCGATATTTGCGCTGGCTACATCTCGATGCGACACGGACTCAAGGGTCCCAACTACGCAACGACAAGCGCCTGCGCGACCAGCAGCAATGCGATCATCGATGCCGTCATGCTAATCGAGCGCGGCCTCGCCGATGCTATTGTGGCGGGCGGCGCCGAAGCGGTGATTTGTCCGATGGGCGTCGGCGGATTCAATGCGATGAAGGCGCTTTCGACCCGCAATGACGAGCCAGAGCGGGCCAGCCGGCCGTTCGATCGCGAGCGCGATGGATTTGTCATGGGTGAAGGTGGAGCGACACTGGTTTTGGAGGACCTCGAATTTGCGAAAGCCCGTGGCGCACGCATTTATGCTGAGCTTTCCGGTTTTGGGATGTCTGCAGATGCTTATCACATCACGCAACCTGCGCCCGGAGGTGAGGGAGCCGTCCGCTCGATGAAAATGGCTGTTGCGGACGCGCAAATGAGTCCATCGGACATTCAGTATATTAATGTTCACGGGACATCCACCTTGCCTGGCGACATTAGCGAGACGGAAGCCATTAAAGTTGTATTTGGCGATCACGCTCGGAAAGTGGCCATCAGCTCGACCAAGTCGATGACCGGCCATCTGCTCGGCGCGGCCGGAGCGGTCGAGGCGATTGCCTCGGTGCTTGCAATTCATTATCAGACGGCGCCTCCAACCATCAACTACGAATTCCCGGATCCGGCGTGCGACCTGGACTACGTTCCAAATGTCGCGCGCCCAATGAAGATCGACGCCGTGCTCAGTAACGGATTCGGTTTTGGCGGTCATAATGCCTCCCTCATTTTTACGCGGTTCGAGGAGTAG
- the fabG gene encoding 3-oxoacyl-[acyl-carrier-protein] reductase produces the protein MKASWPEDQPVGGPKRVAVVTGGARGIGRAIVEELFHQRFTVIFLDYVIGEDAIAFAESLNAKVVLPKVSLVHYEQLDVTNGVAAQVVIDKIVAEHGQIDVLVNNAGITRDGLLMRMSEADWDAVLNTNLKGVYNVTKAAIRPMMSQKRGKIINIASVVALTGNPGQANYCASKAGVIGFTKSIAKEVGSRGITVNAVAPGFIETEMTAKLNDAQREAMLALVPLKRPGKPEDVARVVSFLASPAADYVTGQTIVVDGGMAM, from the coding sequence ATGAAGGCCTCCTGGCCCGAGGATCAGCCGGTTGGGGGACCAAAACGGGTTGCCGTCGTAACGGGTGGGGCTCGTGGTATCGGGCGGGCCATTGTCGAAGAGCTGTTTCATCAGCGGTTCACTGTCATATTTCTCGACTACGTTATCGGCGAGGATGCGATTGCGTTTGCGGAGAGTCTGAATGCGAAGGTTGTATTGCCAAAAGTTAGTCTGGTCCACTACGAGCAACTCGACGTGACAAACGGCGTAGCTGCCCAGGTTGTAATTGATAAAATCGTTGCCGAGCACGGCCAGATCGACGTTCTGGTCAATAATGCGGGTATTACCCGCGATGGGCTTCTGATGCGGATGTCCGAGGCCGACTGGGACGCCGTGCTGAATACCAATCTGAAAGGTGTTTATAATGTGACCAAGGCGGCCATTCGGCCGATGATGTCGCAAAAACGCGGGAAGATAATTAACATTGCCAGTGTTGTGGCGCTCACGGGCAACCCCGGACAAGCGAATTATTGCGCGTCCAAGGCGGGTGTGATCGGATTTACCAAGTCGATCGCAAAGGAAGTCGGGTCGCGCGGGATTACTGTTAATGCCGTTGCCCCAGGCTTCATCGAGACGGAAATGACCGCCAAGTTGAACGATGCGCAGCGCGAAGCAATGCTCGCGTTGGTGCCCCTGAAACGCCCCGGCAAACCCGAAGATGTGGCGCGCGTTGTGAGCTTCCTCGCTTCGCCAGCCGCCGATTATGTCACCGGACAGACGATTGTCGTCGATGGTGGCATGGCAATGTAG
- the aroC gene encoding chorismate synthase, with protein sequence MGRLRYLTAGESHGQCLTGTLDGMPSGLSLVAERDINPALHERQRGHGRSHRQQIESDSATITSGVRNGVTTGAPIAITIQNKDWQRWKEQMAIEPNDVEPNRVTIPRPGHADLAGGIKYGHTDDLRNILERASARETAMRVAIGAIANTLLRTLGIESIAFVKSIGTIEDQTQDDPFAFRTRLATSAVRVFDEACEAAVVAEIDKARSDGDTLGGIVECRFRGVPLGIGSHVQSDRKLDGLLAQAAMSIQAVKAVEIGAGIRAAHARGSSNHDAIVQSNGSIARSSNNAGGIEGGMSNGEDIIVRAAMKPISTLMRPLQSIDLATGEATKAHIERSDVCAVPALAVILENVVALTLTSELLETFGGDTLVDLLTRVEERRDRMKMKPAIAHA encoded by the coding sequence ATGGGACGACTCCGCTATTTAACCGCCGGCGAATCGCATGGCCAGTGCCTGACCGGAACTCTCGATGGAATGCCATCGGGGCTTTCGCTCGTGGCCGAACGCGATATCAATCCCGCCCTCCACGAGCGCCAGCGCGGCCATGGGCGATCCCATCGACAGCAAATTGAATCAGACTCCGCGACTATCACTTCCGGCGTTCGGAATGGAGTGACGACCGGCGCGCCGATCGCCATCACGATCCAGAACAAAGACTGGCAACGCTGGAAAGAGCAGATGGCAATCGAGCCAAATGACGTAGAGCCCAACCGGGTGACGATCCCCCGTCCCGGCCATGCCGATCTTGCGGGTGGAATCAAGTATGGTCACACGGATGATCTTCGGAATATTCTGGAACGCGCCAGTGCCCGTGAGACGGCGATGCGCGTGGCCATCGGTGCGATTGCCAACACGTTACTCCGCACACTTGGGATCGAGTCGATCGCATTCGTGAAGTCCATTGGCACCATCGAAGACCAAACACAAGATGATCCCTTTGCCTTTCGCACACGATTGGCAACGAGCGCTGTTCGAGTATTCGATGAAGCGTGCGAGGCAGCCGTTGTCGCTGAAATTGACAAGGCTCGTTCTGATGGCGATACGCTTGGCGGCATAGTAGAGTGTAGATTTCGAGGCGTGCCACTCGGCATCGGAAGTCATGTCCAGTCGGACCGCAAATTGGATGGGCTTCTGGCGCAGGCGGCAATGAGCATTCAGGCAGTCAAGGCTGTGGAAATCGGTGCGGGCATTCGGGCAGCGCATGCGCGCGGCTCCTCGAATCACGATGCCATCGTGCAAAGCAACGGGTCGATCGCCCGCTCTTCGAACAATGCCGGCGGAATCGAAGGCGGCATGTCAAACGGTGAGGATATTATCGTTCGGGCTGCGATGAAGCCAATCTCGACGCTGATGCGACCGCTCCAGTCAATCGATCTTGCCACAGGCGAAGCGACCAAAGCGCACATCGAGCGCAGCGATGTCTGCGCGGTACCAGCCTTAGCCGTGATTCTGGAAAATGTTGTCGCGCTCACGCTCACATCCGAGTTGCTCGAGACGTTTGGAGGCGACACGCTTGTCGATCTACTCACCCGCGTGGAAGAACGTCGTGACCGCATGAAGATGAAACCAGCGATCGCTCACGCATGA
- a CDS encoding DUF3109 family protein, whose product MSQEANQNEPMPESDEIPESRIAPITVGGLRVDEIIFTHGFVDYCNISLCGGGCCHSGVYADLGERDQILAHATEIAAAMDETQDTDTDTWFDGEIIDDPDFPSGQAEGTDVHERDGGISGFTEGCVFLDKRHFCSIQVAAANAGLHRWAWKPRYCILFPVTVVEGTITYDDSHSEDLHHCGPAGAGKYVHSVYESMREELTHFLGKDEFAKLETYYQSNRERFEAARLSDSLIQITV is encoded by the coding sequence ATGAGTCAGGAAGCAAATCAAAACGAACCAATGCCAGAGAGCGACGAGATTCCTGAGAGCCGGATTGCACCGATCACTGTCGGTGGCTTGCGCGTGGACGAGATCATCTTCACGCACGGCTTTGTCGATTACTGCAACATCTCGCTCTGCGGTGGCGGATGCTGTCATTCCGGCGTCTATGCCGATCTGGGCGAGCGCGATCAAATCCTCGCGCACGCGACCGAGATCGCGGCAGCGATGGACGAGACCCAGGACACCGACACCGACACCTGGTTCGATGGCGAGATCATCGACGATCCCGATTTCCCTTCCGGTCAGGCCGAAGGAACGGACGTACACGAGCGCGATGGTGGTATTTCCGGATTTACCGAAGGCTGCGTGTTCTTGGACAAGCGGCACTTCTGCTCGATCCAGGTTGCTGCGGCCAATGCCGGACTTCACCGCTGGGCCTGGAAACCACGATACTGCATCCTCTTCCCTGTTACGGTCGTCGAAGGGACGATAACGTATGACGATTCACACTCGGAGGATTTGCATCACTGCGGGCCTGCCGGTGCAGGAAAGTATGTGCACAGCGTATATGAGTCCATGCGCGAAGAGTTGACCCATTTTCTGGGCAAGGATGAATTCGCGAAGCTGGAAACCTATTATCAATCGAACCGCGAGCGCTTTGAAGCCGCACGCTTAAGCGATAGTCTTATTCAAATCACTGTATGA
- a CDS encoding beta-ketoacyl-ACP synthase III → MSAYKLHAAITSVGHYVPPDVLDNAFFESYLDTSDEWIRTRTGIKERRILKQGATSDMAVLAAKQALERRGWTPDDVELIICCTVTPDMMFPSTACLIQEKLGAKNCWGYDLVAACSSFLFGVETAAQFVTSGRYKRVLLIGADKMSAIADYQDRNTCVLFGDGAGAITLEPSEEEIGILDSYLRVDGSGAPFLHMKAGGSLRPASHETVENRWHYVYQEGKQVFKRAVVDMAESSARVVERNGMTGKDISFLVPHQANLRIIDAARERMGLSPEQVMINIQKYGNTTSATIPICLSEWWADGKLKKGDNIVLSSFGAGYTWGAILVRWAY, encoded by the coding sequence TTGTCAGCTTACAAACTCCACGCAGCCATTACGTCCGTCGGTCATTACGTACCACCGGACGTTCTCGATAACGCCTTCTTCGAATCGTACCTCGATACATCCGATGAATGGATTCGCACGCGGACCGGCATTAAAGAGCGGCGCATCCTGAAACAAGGCGCGACCAGCGACATGGCCGTACTCGCCGCGAAACAGGCGCTCGAACGACGTGGCTGGACACCCGATGATGTCGAGCTGATCATCTGCTGTACCGTGACACCGGACATGATGTTCCCATCCACGGCGTGTCTCATTCAGGAGAAGCTCGGCGCGAAGAACTGCTGGGGCTACGATCTGGTGGCTGCGTGTTCGTCATTCCTGTTCGGCGTTGAGACCGCTGCGCAATTCGTGACATCAGGACGCTACAAACGTGTGCTGCTGATCGGCGCGGACAAGATGAGTGCGATCGCAGATTATCAGGACCGCAACACCTGCGTTCTCTTCGGCGATGGCGCCGGAGCGATCACGCTCGAGCCTTCGGAAGAAGAGATTGGAATTCTTGATTCCTATTTGCGCGTGGATGGAAGTGGCGCGCCATTCCTTCACATGAAGGCTGGCGGCAGCCTCCGCCCGGCATCACACGAGACGGTCGAGAACCGTTGGCACTACGTTTATCAGGAGGGCAAGCAGGTTTTCAAGCGCGCTGTCGTGGACATGGCCGAATCCTCAGCCCGTGTGGTCGAGCGTAATGGAATGACAGGCAAGGATATCTCCTTCCTTGTCCCTCATCAGGCAAATCTTCGCATCATCGATGCCGCCCGCGAGCGCATGGGGCTCTCGCCAGAGCAGGTGATGATTAATATCCAAAAGTACGGCAATACGACCAGCGCGACAATCCCGATATGTCTTAGCGAGTGGTGGGCCGATGGCAAACTCAAGAAAGGTGACAATATTGTCCTTTCCAGTTTTGGCGCGGGGTACACGTGGGGAGCAATTCTCGTCCGCTGGGCGTACTAA
- the fabD gene encoding ACP S-malonyltransferase: MIAHIFPGQGSQYPGMVKEFAEAFPAARARLQEADDLLHINLSRAMLEGPEDVLRQTDYTQPAIFLHSIIALEFDEERAPAQAMAGHSLGEYTALCAAGGLEFRDALSLVHLRGQLMAEAGRRKSGTMAAIIGMDANKLTAICETVESELETVVRPANFNSPGQIVISGTGQGVQEVMRRAKAEGVRIAKELSVSGAFHSPLMQYAADGLQEALASTDITSPDVPVFSNVSAEPVEDAEDIRRLLIEQLTAPVLWEQSVKNMYDFGIREFVEYGPGKVLQGLITRTLTNVKVTGVEKPKAVAA, from the coding sequence ATGATTGCTCACATTTTTCCCGGACAAGGCTCGCAATATCCCGGCATGGTGAAGGAATTCGCCGAGGCCTTCCCCGCTGCACGTGCCCGACTCCAGGAAGCTGATGATCTGTTGCACATCAATCTTTCCCGAGCGATGCTCGAAGGACCCGAAGACGTTCTTCGGCAAACAGATTACACCCAACCGGCCATCTTTCTGCATTCGATCATCGCGCTCGAGTTCGATGAAGAGCGCGCGCCGGCGCAGGCAATGGCCGGTCACTCGTTGGGTGAGTATACGGCGCTCTGTGCTGCCGGCGGACTCGAATTTCGCGATGCGCTTTCGCTGGTCCATTTGCGCGGCCAACTCATGGCCGAAGCCGGACGCCGCAAATCTGGCACGATGGCTGCGATCATTGGAATGGATGCCAATAAGTTGACTGCAATTTGTGAAACCGTCGAAAGCGAACTGGAGACGGTCGTTCGCCCAGCGAACTTCAATTCGCCGGGCCAAATTGTCATCTCAGGGACTGGGCAAGGCGTTCAAGAAGTGATGCGCCGCGCGAAAGCAGAAGGCGTTCGAATCGCCAAAGAGCTTTCGGTTTCGGGCGCATTCCACTCGCCACTTATGCAGTATGCCGCGGATGGACTCCAAGAGGCGCTTGCTTCGACGGACATTACATCTCCGGATGTGCCGGTCTTCAGCAATGTGAGCGCCGAGCCAGTCGAGGATGCAGAAGATATCCGGAGACTTCTCATCGAGCAATTGACAGCGCCGGTCTTGTGGGAGCAGTCCGTTAAGAATATGTACGACTTCGGCATTCGCGAGTTTGTCGAGTACGGTCCGGGCAAAGTACTGCAAGGGCTTATCACTCGCACGCTGACAAACGTGAAAGTGACGGGTGTTGAAAAACCAAAGGCGGTGGCCGCATGA
- a CDS encoding shikimate dehydrogenase, whose protein sequence is MRPLKAALIGRSLTHSISPEVHSALFPYVCPPQLKYRYDGIDYSKIECADENEMLDIIRGGLLKGTHGYNVTFPYKDVASRLSGEVDPVARDIHSANTIVLIPGGAKVYSTDGLGFREALHKEQPSLAPSQYQLIVLGAGGAARAVIQAVYKMGWGEITACARSLDHARFAFGHYGNVKTSTIAELTPTPLWRLVVQATPVGQRSRESLLEDFDWRPGDIAVDLIYNPLRTRFLDTAASGGATIISGLGMLIEQAALSQYIWIKEKPANTTLLSVKHYRELYTELAKFVTPRWDDSAI, encoded by the coding sequence ATGAGACCCCTGAAGGCCGCGCTAATCGGCCGCTCGCTGACACATAGCATTTCGCCGGAAGTGCATTCCGCACTATTCCCATACGTATGCCCTCCTCAGCTAAAGTACAGATACGATGGCATCGACTATTCAAAGATCGAGTGCGCGGACGAGAATGAAATGCTTGACATCATACGGGGCGGCCTGCTCAAGGGGACACACGGGTACAACGTCACCTTTCCCTATAAGGATGTTGCAAGCCGGCTTTCGGGCGAGGTCGATCCCGTCGCTCGCGATATCCATTCGGCCAATACGATCGTTCTTATTCCCGGGGGTGCCAAAGTATATTCGACCGATGGATTAGGCTTTCGAGAGGCTCTTCACAAAGAACAACCGTCGCTCGCGCCTTCGCAGTATCAATTGATTGTGCTTGGCGCTGGCGGGGCCGCTCGCGCTGTTATCCAAGCTGTATACAAAATGGGATGGGGCGAGATTACAGCATGTGCCAGATCGCTCGATCACGCTCGCTTTGCCTTTGGCCATTATGGCAACGTAAAAACAAGCACGATCGCCGAGTTGACTCCGACACCACTGTGGAGGCTGGTCGTACAGGCGACGCCCGTCGGTCAGCGGTCCCGCGAGTCGCTGTTGGAAGACTTCGATTGGCGGCCGGGCGATATTGCGGTCGATCTTATCTATAACCCGCTCCGAACGCGATTTCTCGATACTGCGGCGAGCGGCGGCGCCACCATCATTTCCGGTTTGGGAATGCTTATCGAGCAAGCAGCGCTTTCGCAGTATATTTGGATCAAAGAGAAGCCCGCAAATACTACCCTCTTGAGTGTGAAACACTATCGAGAACTATATACTGAGCTTGCCAAATTCGTAACGCCGAGATGGGACGACTCCGCTATTTAA